From the genome of Ignavibacteria bacterium:
GAACTTGTCGTGTTGAGCGCAATGGAGCGAAGCGAAATGAAGTCGAAACATTATTTCAATATTTCTTCAACAAACTTTTTAAAACTTTTTAACACTCCATCCAACTTCGCAACATCTTTTCCGCCCGCAGTTGCGAGGTGAGGTTTTCCACCGCCGCCGCCGCCAAGTTGTTTTGCGAGTTCGCCGACAATTTTTCCCGCTTGCAATTTTTTTTCTTTGATAACGTCATCGGTTACAACGCAGACGAGAGAAACTTTTTCGTCAATTACAGAAGCAAGAACTCCAACACCGTTTTTCATTTTCTCGCGCAACATATCGCCGAGATTTTTTATTTCTTCGCTGTCGCTCACAGTAACTTTTTCCGCAATGATTGCAATGCCGTTATGCAACGTTGCATTTTTTACAAACGTATCGAGCATTGTTCCGGCAGAGAGCAAACGATACTTGCTCAATTCTTTTTCGAGTTTCTTTTTCTCTTCGATAAGTTGTGAAATTTTTTCTGCAACAAAATGATAATCAACGTTGAGTAATTCCTTCGAGCGTTCAAGAATATTCATTCTGTCGCGCACAAAATCATCAACGGTTGTTCCCGTGATTGCTTCTATTCTTCGCACACCACTCGAAATACTCGTTTCGCTCAGCAGTTTGAAGTAACCGATTTCGCCCGTTGCTTTCACGTGCGTTCCACCACAAAATTCCAAACTGAAATCGCCGAACTGCACCACGTTCACATTGTCGCCGTATTTATCGCCGAAGAACATCAGCGCGCCCATTTTTTTTGCATCATCAAATGGAATGTTGCGATGATGTTGCAAAGAAATATTCTCACGAATTTTTTCATTCACGATTGTTTCGATGTCGCGCAATTCGTTTTCAGAAAGTTTATTGTAATGATTGAAATCAAACCGCAAACGATTCGGTTCAACAAGCGAGCCGGCTTGATGCGCGTGCGTTCCAATTGTTTTTCGCAATGCAGAATGAAACAAATGTGTTGCGGTGTGATTGCGCATTATCGAATATCGGCGCGGTTTATCAACGCTTGCAAAAACTTTTTCTGTTTCAGAAATTTTTTGGAGCGTTTCTTTCGTAACATGGTAATGCAAATTATTATTCTTCACTACGTCAATGATTTCGATTTCCTTTCCATTGATTTTCAGAAACCCAGTATCACTCACTTGTCCACCGGATTCAGCGTAAAATGGAGTTTCTTTCAAAAGAAATTTTTGAGAGTCGCAATACAAAACGTTTGTTTCTATTTCGAGTGCATCATACGTAAATCCCGTATGTTCTTCTAAATTTAAATGTTCTTGAGGAACATCTGCTTCAATTGAAACTTTGAATGATGTTGCTTTTTGCGAGCGAAGTTTTTGCTCATCCATTAATTGAGCAAAACTTCCAAGATTCACTTTTAATCCACGTTCCTCACAC
Proteins encoded in this window:
- the alaS gene encoding alanine--tRNA ligase translates to MTSQQIRQSFFDFFASKQHKIVPSASVIPHDDPTLLFTNAGMNQFKDVFLGMGKRDYARAADTQKCIRVSGKHNDLEEVGRDTYHHTFFEMLGNWSFGDYYKKEAISWAWELLTQIWKLPKERLWATVYKSDDEAFELWKTVTDINPSHILRFGDKENFWEMGETGPCGPCTEIHFDNREDISTPAPVNEGTANCIEIWNLVFIQNNRGADGKLSLLPAKHVDTGMGFERICAVLQNKKSNYDTDVFTPIILRIAEVSKKEYFYTLDAQISNPKSQTDVAMRVIADHVRTLTFAIADGANPSNEGRGYVLRRILRRASRFGRKLELHEPFIYKVVETVVQQMGSVFPEIIEKQKHVERVIKSEEESFNATLDRGLEIFEEVVQDLKQSKIFPGEEAFKLYDTFGFPLDLTELMCEERGLKVNLGSFAQLMDEQKLRSQKATSFKVSIEADVPQEHLNLEEHTGFTYDALEIETNVLYCDSQKFLLKETPFYAESGGQVSDTGFLKINGKEIEIIDVVKNNNLHYHVTKETLQKISETEKVFASVDKPRRYSIMRNHTATHLFHSALRKTIGTHAHQAGSLVEPNRLRFDFNHYNKLSENELRDIETIVNEKIRENISLQHHRNIPFDDAKKMGALMFFGDKYGDNVNVVQFGDFSLEFCGGTHVKATGEIGYFKLLSETSISSGVRRIEAITGTTVDDFVRDRMNILERSKELLNVDYHFVAEKISQLIEEKKKLEKELSKYRLLSAGTMLDTFVKNATLHNGIAIIAEKVTVSDSEEIKNLGDMLREKMKNGVGVLASVIDEKVSLVCVVTDDVIKEKKLQAGKIVGELAKQLGGGGGGKPHLATAGGKDVAKLDGVLKSFKKFVEEILK